In the genome of Rhizobium rosettiformans, one region contains:
- a CDS encoding ribose-phosphate pyrophosphokinase translates to MTTAIEQPGIPAIRLILPQPGNEIFARRLADEGGWELGALETRRFPDEETYVRILSEVKDKTVDLVCTLARPDEGFLRLIFAADAARELGARQVNLIAPYLSYMRQDRRFQPGEAVTSRSFAKLVSSSFDRLLTVDPHLHRYPALSPLYTIPTDTLHAAPLLADWIAAEVDKPLIIGPDEESDQWVSAIAARIGAPHAVLRKVRHGDRNVEVKLPDLSEWRGRQPVLADDIASSGNTLIEAARQLPLQGFVRPVVAVVHAIFADDSFQRLAPLCDRIVSTDSVPHESNAIALAPLIGSALASVTSDIGDLVRHRRPPERLDEVEQAGFDSFPASDPPSWTSGVN, encoded by the coding sequence ATGACAACGGCAATCGAACAACCGGGAATTCCCGCCATACGACTGATCCTTCCGCAACCGGGCAATGAGATATTCGCGCGGCGCCTTGCCGACGAAGGAGGCTGGGAACTTGGCGCGCTGGAGACGCGGCGTTTTCCTGACGAAGAGACTTACGTTCGCATCCTCTCGGAGGTGAAGGATAAGACCGTCGATCTGGTATGCACCCTCGCACGGCCCGACGAGGGATTCCTCCGGCTGATCTTCGCGGCCGACGCAGCAAGAGAACTGGGAGCCCGTCAGGTCAACCTGATCGCACCCTACCTCTCCTACATGCGGCAGGATCGCCGCTTCCAACCGGGAGAGGCGGTGACCTCCAGGAGCTTCGCCAAGCTCGTCTCGTCGAGTTTTGACCGGTTGCTGACGGTAGATCCACATCTGCATCGCTATCCGGCCTTGTCGCCTCTCTATACGATCCCGACCGACACCTTGCATGCTGCACCGCTGCTTGCGGACTGGATCGCCGCGGAGGTCGACAAGCCCTTGATCATCGGTCCTGACGAGGAAAGCGACCAATGGGTCTCCGCCATCGCGGCACGCATCGGCGCTCCGCATGCGGTCCTGCGAAAAGTCCGCCATGGCGACCGCAATGTCGAAGTCAAGCTACCGGACCTTTCCGAGTGGCGCGGCCGGCAGCCGGTGCTCGCAGACGACATAGCGTCCTCCGGGAATACGTTGATTGAGGCTGCCCGCCAGCTTCCGCTTCAGGGTTTCGTTCGGCCCGTGGTCGCCGTTGTGCATGCGATATTCGCCGACGATTCATTCCAACGCCTCGCGCCTCTTTGTGACCGCATCGTCTCGACCGACTCCGTGCCCCACGAAAGCAATGCAATTGCGCTCGCCCCCTTGATCGGCAGCGCCCTTGCATCCGTGACCTCGGACATCGGCGATCTCGTGCGTCATCGGCGTCCGCCGGAACGGCTGGACGAAGTGGAACAGGCGGGGTTCGATTCCTTTCCTGCCAGCGACCCGCCATCCTGGACCAGCGGCGTGAATTGA
- a CDS encoding MBL fold metallo-hydrolase RNA specificity domain-containing protein, whose product MLTLTSLGGASTVTGSKHLLTKGDKRILIDCGLFQGLKNLRELNWTPLPVPPSSIDAVVLTHAHLDHSGYLPRLVRDGFKGRIFASAATRDVAELILKDSGFLNEKDAEYANRKGFSKHEPALPLYGVRDAERAMEMFTTVPFETAFQLPGGAILKFRHAGHILGAASADIEWGGRRIAFSGDLGRYDDPLLPDPAPVPDADYIVVESTYGNRTHDPANTTEVLGEVVERTVKRGGTVIIPAFAVGRAQSLLYHLWKLQTAGRLSGVPIYLDSPMAINATDLLHAHSDDHRLTHDECTSICKIATYTRDVEGSKAITASVWPKVVISASGMATGGRVLHHLKSFATDPKNTILFSGYQAAGTRGRAMVQGAREIKIHGQWIPVRAEVDDLSVLSAHADSNELMRWLSGFQREPSRVFIVHGEDEASEALRARIDRELGWNATVPRQDQVFDL is encoded by the coding sequence ATGCTGACGCTAACATCTCTCGGCGGTGCGAGCACCGTCACCGGCTCGAAGCACCTCCTCACGAAAGGCGACAAGCGCATCCTGATCGATTGCGGCTTGTTCCAGGGACTCAAGAACCTGCGCGAGCTCAATTGGACGCCGCTGCCCGTGCCCCCGTCCAGCATTGACGCCGTAGTGCTCACCCATGCCCACCTCGATCATTCGGGCTATCTTCCCAGGCTCGTGCGTGATGGCTTCAAGGGTCGAATCTTCGCCTCAGCGGCAACGCGCGACGTGGCGGAGTTGATCCTCAAGGATAGTGGCTTTCTCAACGAAAAGGATGCCGAATACGCCAATCGCAAGGGCTTCTCCAAGCACGAGCCGGCTTTGCCGCTTTACGGCGTGCGCGATGCGGAACGGGCGATGGAAATGTTCACCACTGTGCCGTTTGAAACCGCCTTTCAGCTTCCCGGCGGCGCGATCCTGAAATTCCGTCACGCAGGCCACATCCTCGGTGCGGCCAGCGCAGACATCGAATGGGGCGGCCGCCGCATTGCGTTTTCCGGCGACCTTGGGCGCTACGACGATCCTCTACTTCCCGATCCGGCTCCCGTTCCGGATGCTGACTACATCGTCGTCGAATCAACTTATGGCAACCGGACACACGATCCCGCAAACACGACCGAGGTGCTGGGAGAGGTTGTCGAGCGCACCGTCAAGCGTGGCGGTACGGTGATCATCCCCGCCTTCGCGGTCGGGCGTGCGCAGTCTCTCCTTTATCATTTGTGGAAGCTACAAACGGCAGGCCGGCTATCCGGGGTGCCGATTTATCTCGACAGCCCCATGGCAATCAACGCTACGGACCTCCTTCACGCGCACAGTGACGATCATCGTTTGACGCATGACGAATGCACGTCGATCTGCAAGATCGCCACCTATACCCGCGACGTCGAAGGCTCCAAGGCGATCACGGCCAGTGTCTGGCCCAAAGTCGTGATTTCCGCCAGCGGCATGGCGACGGGCGGTCGCGTGCTTCATCATCTCAAATCCTTCGCGACCGATCCGAAGAACACAATCCTGTTCTCCGGCTATCAGGCTGCGGGAACGCGGGGGCGGGCCATGGTTCAAGGCGCGCGAGAGATCAAGATCCACGGTCAATGGATACCTGTCAGGGCAGAGGTCGACGATCTGTCGGTGCTCTCGGCGCATGCCGATAGCAATGAGTTGATGCGCTGGCTCTCGGGCTTCCAGCGTGAGCCGTCCCGTGTCTTCATTGTCCACGGTGAGGACGAGGCATCGGAAGCCCTGCGCGCCCGGATCGATCGCGAACTGGGCTGGAATGCCACTGTGCCACGTCAGGACCAGGTGTTCGACCTATGA
- a CDS encoding c-type cytochrome, which produces MNKTLVAVVTVALAGAAIWWTQNRQDSSGTGEPIVQVVVSSSLSPMAEQGKTAFDANCASCHGPNGSGRDGLAPPLIHKIYEPSHHSDMAFTLAVRQGVRAHHWRFGNMAPVEGVSDTSIEAITAYIRELQRANGIH; this is translated from the coding sequence ATGAACAAAACACTTGTTGCCGTGGTTACCGTAGCGCTTGCCGGCGCTGCCATCTGGTGGACGCAGAATCGGCAGGACAGTTCTGGCACCGGCGAGCCCATCGTTCAGGTCGTAGTGTCGTCATCGCTTTCGCCGATGGCCGAACAGGGCAAGACCGCGTTCGACGCCAACTGTGCCAGTTGCCATGGACCGAACGGGTCGGGTCGGGACGGGCTTGCGCCGCCATTGATCCATAAGATCTACGAGCCGAGCCACCATAGTGATATGGCCTTCACGCTTGCTGTACGCCAAGGGGTGCGTGCCCACCACTGGCGATTTGGCAATATGGCGCCGGTAGAGGGTGTTAGCGACACGTCGATCGAGGCGATCACCGCCTATATTCGCGAATTGCAGCGCGCGAACGGCATCCACTGA
- a CDS encoding heavy-metal-associated domain-containing protein has product MQFDIQNMSCGGCVRSVTKAIQSVDPVAKVTPDLSSRKIVVMSEQSREAFEAALAKAGYPATQHR; this is encoded by the coding sequence ATGCAATTTGATATCCAGAATATGTCCTGCGGCGGTTGTGTCCGCAGCGTCACCAAGGCGATTCAATCCGTCGACCCCGTCGCCAAGGTCACTCCTGACCTATCGAGCAGGAAGATAGTGGTCATGTCCGAGCAGTCTCGTGAGGCCTTTGAGGCCGCACTCGCAAAAGCAGGATATCCGGCTACTCAGCACCGTTGA
- a CDS encoding multicopper oxidase family protein: MINFSRRGFLAAGAATLAYAHIPQFAFAQSATPIQLTAGRRTLDIGGRAASVFGLIGPDGRPGVMLDPGERFTVDLTNDLDVETIIHWHGQIPPNVQDGVPDAPLAALKPGEVRSYDFAPSAGTHWMHSHIPIQEMQMLAAPLVVRRPEEIAADRQEVVMFLHDFSFRPAEEVLAEIVSGAGHGDMGEANAMSGMDHGGHGSMPSAGQGGHDMAGMRGMDSMQMDLNDFDFDAYLANDRTLDDPDTVPVEANGRVLLRVINGAAATSFWIDSGDLPGRLVAVDGQPIEPIPGNRFGLSMGQRLDLELELPDTGAWPVLALREGARERTGLILATPGAQVRRIDSLAEADAPAFDIGMEQESRLRAVTGLADRGAIRPIDVMLGGQMQPYVWTIDGKTWGEHLPISARSGDRVEIRFHNMSMMGHPMHLHGHHFQVVEIGGRRMGGAMRDTLYIPPMTMATIAVDAGEAARWMLHCHHMPHLSTGMMTEFVVAA, from the coding sequence ATGATAAATTTCTCACGACGTGGCTTCCTTGCCGCAGGTGCGGCAACACTAGCGTACGCGCATATTCCGCAGTTTGCATTCGCACAATCGGCAACCCCCATCCAACTAACTGCCGGCCGCCGCACACTCGATATTGGCGGACGGGCCGCGTCTGTCTTTGGGCTGATCGGCCCAGACGGACGACCCGGTGTCATGCTCGATCCGGGCGAGCGCTTCACGGTCGATCTGACCAACGATCTGGATGTCGAGACGATCATTCACTGGCACGGGCAGATCCCGCCCAACGTGCAGGATGGCGTACCCGACGCGCCCCTGGCTGCGTTAAAGCCGGGCGAGGTTCGCAGTTATGACTTCGCACCGTCGGCAGGTACGCACTGGATGCACAGTCACATTCCCATTCAAGAAATGCAGATGCTGGCGGCCCCTCTTGTTGTCCGGCGTCCTGAAGAGATCGCGGCCGACCGGCAGGAGGTGGTGATGTTCTTACATGACTTCAGCTTCCGCCCGGCCGAAGAGGTGCTCGCCGAGATCGTTTCTGGTGCAGGGCACGGGGATATGGGCGAAGCCAATGCCATGTCCGGCATGGATCATGGCGGCCACGGCTCCATGCCGAGTGCGGGTCAGGGCGGGCACGATATGGCTGGGATGCGTGGGATGGATTCCATGCAGATGGATCTGAACGATTTTGATTTCGACGCATATCTGGCCAATGACCGCACCCTGGACGATCCGGATACGGTTCCGGTCGAAGCGAACGGACGGGTGTTGCTGCGAGTGATCAATGGGGCCGCCGCGACGAGCTTCTGGATCGATAGCGGCGATCTGCCGGGCCGGCTCGTCGCTGTCGACGGTCAGCCGATCGAGCCCATACCTGGCAATCGGTTCGGCCTTTCGATGGGGCAGCGTTTGGATCTGGAGCTTGAATTGCCAGACACCGGTGCCTGGCCCGTCCTGGCCCTTCGTGAAGGGGCTCGTGAACGGACGGGACTGATTCTTGCGACGCCCGGCGCGCAGGTTCGCCGTATCGATTCCCTTGCCGAAGCCGACGCGCCCGCGTTCGACATCGGGATGGAACAGGAATCCCGCCTGCGTGCAGTGACCGGTCTTGCCGATCGCGGCGCCATCCGTCCAATAGACGTTATGCTAGGCGGGCAGATGCAGCCCTATGTCTGGACGATCGACGGCAAGACCTGGGGTGAGCATCTGCCGATTTCGGCGCGCAGCGGGGACCGCGTCGAGATCCGCTTTCACAACATGTCGATGATGGGACATCCAATGCACCTGCATGGCCATCATTTCCAGGTGGTGGAGATCGGCGGACGCAGGATGGGCGGGGCTATGCGTGACACCCTCTATATTCCACCTATGACCATGGCTACGATCGCCGTGGATGCGGGTGAGGCGGCGCGCTGGATGCTGCATTGTCATCACATGCCACATCTTTCGACCGGGATGATGACCGAATTCGTGGTCGCCGCCTGA
- a CDS encoding heavy metal translocating P-type ATPase, with translation MSSPHSHHGHQNHQAHATGYRKDEAHRGNVAAAGSSHSEHSGHGGHDHGAMVADYRRRFWLVLVLTPLVLLLSPMIQHWLGIAEVLAFPGDRYVIFVLSTIAYFYGGWPFLTGFISELRKRQPSMMTLIALAISAAYFYSAAVTFGFPGEELYWELVTLIAIMLLGHWIEMRSIMGASRALEELVRLLPDSATLIRADGSSEEVPISTLQPGDHVIVRPGAKVPVDGEIIEGSSGFNEAMLTGESRPVTKGVGAAAIGGAINGASAVTIKVTATGDATYLSQVIELVKKAQATRSRTQDIAGRAATWLTYIALVVGFGTLFVWWLLLDATLAFAIERMVTVMVVACPHALGLAVPLVVAVSTSLSAGNGLLIRDRAAFERARNLNAVVFDKTGTLTEGRFGVSDIVLLADGDENEELSVAAAAESQSEHPIAHGIVAEAKERSLIVPKATDVSNITGEGIVAKVDGQDVRIVSPGHLARQGNAIAHESLKRLEGQGKTVVVLVRDGEPRALFALADIVRPESKEAIAELKSLGINSIMLTGDAEGVAKAVSEELGITEYFAEVLPDQKSQKIEELQARGLSVAMVGDGVNDAPALVVADLGIAIGAGTDVAVESADVVLVRSDPRDVGAILGLSRATYRKMVQNLALGTGYNVIAIPMAAGITFGTGFMMTPAVAAVFMSASTIIVAINAHLLRSYRRHK, from the coding sequence ATGAGTTCACCACATTCCCACCACGGCCATCAGAACCATCAAGCGCACGCGACCGGGTATCGAAAGGATGAAGCTCATCGTGGTAACGTAGCTGCTGCCGGCTCCAGCCATTCCGAGCACTCTGGTCACGGCGGGCATGACCACGGCGCGATGGTCGCTGACTACCGACGCCGTTTCTGGTTGGTCCTCGTGCTCACGCCGTTGGTGCTGTTGCTCTCACCGATGATCCAGCATTGGCTTGGCATCGCAGAGGTTTTGGCGTTCCCCGGCGACCGCTACGTCATCTTCGTGCTCTCAACAATTGCCTACTTCTATGGCGGTTGGCCGTTTCTGACTGGCTTTATCTCCGAGCTGCGGAAACGGCAGCCCAGCATGATGACCTTGATCGCGCTGGCGATCTCGGCCGCCTATTTCTACTCGGCCGCCGTCACGTTCGGTTTTCCGGGCGAGGAACTTTACTGGGAACTGGTGACGCTGATCGCCATCATGCTTCTCGGCCACTGGATCGAGATGCGTTCGATCATGGGAGCATCGCGTGCGCTTGAGGAACTGGTGCGGCTCCTGCCGGATTCAGCCACGCTGATCAGGGCTGACGGCTCGTCCGAGGAAGTGCCGATCTCAACCCTCCAGCCCGGTGATCACGTCATCGTACGGCCCGGTGCAAAGGTTCCGGTGGACGGCGAGATCATTGAGGGTTCGTCCGGTTTCAACGAGGCCATGCTCACTGGCGAATCGCGACCTGTAACCAAGGGGGTCGGCGCCGCCGCCATCGGCGGCGCGATCAACGGGGCCAGTGCTGTCACCATCAAGGTAACGGCGACAGGCGACGCGACCTATCTGTCGCAGGTCATCGAACTGGTGAAGAAGGCGCAGGCAACGCGCTCGCGCACGCAGGACATTGCCGGCCGTGCCGCCACCTGGCTGACCTACATCGCCCTCGTCGTCGGCTTCGGCACACTGTTCGTCTGGTGGCTTCTCCTTGACGCCACGTTGGCATTTGCCATCGAACGAATGGTGACGGTCATGGTTGTTGCCTGTCCGCACGCCCTTGGTCTCGCTGTCCCGCTGGTCGTCGCGGTCAGCACATCGCTGTCGGCCGGCAACGGGCTGTTGATCCGCGACCGCGCCGCCTTCGAGCGGGCGCGCAATCTCAATGCGGTCGTGTTTGACAAGACCGGCACTTTAACCGAAGGGCGTTTTGGCGTCAGCGACATCGTCTTGCTCGCCGACGGCGACGAAAACGAAGAACTCAGCGTTGCCGCTGCCGCCGAAAGCCAGTCCGAGCATCCTATCGCCCACGGCATTGTCGCCGAGGCGAAAGAACGAAGCCTGATCGTTCCCAAGGCAACCGACGTCAGCAACATCACAGGTGAAGGCATCGTGGCAAAGGTGGACGGCCAGGATGTGCGTATCGTCAGCCCCGGCCACCTCGCACGGCAGGGCAACGCCATCGCCCATGAGAGCCTCAAGCGACTGGAAGGACAGGGCAAGACAGTCGTCGTCCTCGTCCGCGACGGCGAGCCGCGGGCACTTTTCGCGCTGGCTGACATCGTGCGTCCAGAATCGAAGGAGGCCATCGCCGAACTCAAGTCCCTCGGCATCAACTCGATCATGCTCACCGGCGACGCCGAAGGCGTTGCAAAGGCGGTCTCCGAGGAACTCGGCATCACCGAATACTTCGCCGAAGTGCTGCCTGATCAGAAATCACAAAAGATCGAGGAACTGCAAGCGCGGGGGCTCTCCGTCGCCATGGTCGGCGACGGAGTGAATGATGCGCCTGCGCTCGTGGTGGCCGATCTCGGGATCGCCATCGGCGCGGGCACCGACGTCGCTGTGGAATCCGCCGACGTCGTGCTGGTCAGAAGCGACCCGCGCGATGTGGGCGCTATCCTCGGCCTGTCTCGCGCCACCTATCGCAAGATGGTCCAAAACCTCGCCTTGGGGACCGGATACAACGTAATCGCCATCCCGATGGCGGCGGGCATTACTTTTGGGACCGGTTTCATGATGACCCCCGCGGTCGCTGCCGTCTTCATGTCGGCCAGCACCATCATCGTCGCCATCAACGCCCATCTTCTGCGCTCCTACAGGAGGCACAAATGA
- a CDS encoding xylulose 5-phosphate 3-epimerase, giving the protein MNELTTATSGTWQQGYGPISHNDETIERVAALAASGLIEPEALYRILAAADRLTSAAMWTVVHMTYAQRVDLAGAPLPAEAFKSTPEGHTGGSLNMVPAFVGYLAANAITAKTRSWLMGQGHSVAAIEAVNALTGDVSPAQRGRYDRSEKGLSQLAADFYSYAIDADGKAAVPLGSHAGPSTAGAISEGGYLGFAEVQYVHAPLPGESLVAFLSDGAFEEQRGSDWTPRWWRAEDSGLAIPVMILNGRRIEERVQIAQQGGADWLIDHLKLNGFDPFIIDGRDPAAFACAIIEAEKRLERFAADPARNYPAPIPYVIAETVKGFGFPGADTNAAHNLPLGGNPAHDEPARNAFNEASQTLFVPAEQIESAVAEIAVYRRQGREPESRHALALRNPGAPNLPEPDWTVAGDPPDCAMHALDRWFVRVVDANPTLRPRVGNPDELRSNHMGAALDRLRHRVNTSEPGVADAIDGAVITALNEEAVAGAALANKGGINLIVSYEAFAMKMLGGVRQEIVFSRRQREAGQEPRWISVPLVVTSHTWENAKNEQSHQDPTIGEALLGEMSDTSRVLFPVDANSAVAALRSVYNGRGQVGCLIVSKRDMPHRFDAEAADRFATDGAAHVQGEAEGAELQIVAIGAYQLEEALKAAYRLRTHGRHVLVTALSEPGRFRMPRDPIEAAFTASDENLAPLFPANMPRLIVSHTRPEPMLGLLRRLDSGPETTAARGYISRGGTLDVSGMLFANRCSWAHLIDAAVPLTGWSRDDLLAPAERAAVEGRGHPGDIAAFNI; this is encoded by the coding sequence ATGAACGAATTGACAACAGCAACATCAGGGACGTGGCAACAGGGATATGGTCCGATCAGCCACAACGATGAAACGATCGAACGCGTAGCTGCCCTGGCGGCGTCCGGCCTGATCGAACCGGAGGCCCTCTATCGCATCCTTGCCGCAGCCGACCGGCTAACTTCCGCCGCAATGTGGACCGTCGTCCATATGACCTATGCCCAACGTGTCGACCTTGCCGGCGCGCCGCTGCCAGCCGAGGCGTTCAAGTCGACGCCTGAAGGCCATACCGGCGGATCGTTGAACATGGTGCCCGCATTCGTCGGCTATCTCGCCGCCAACGCGATCACCGCGAAAACCCGTTCATGGCTGATGGGACAAGGCCATTCTGTCGCCGCGATCGAGGCGGTCAACGCGCTCACCGGGGATGTTTCTCCCGCGCAGAGGGGCCGCTATGATCGCAGCGAGAAAGGTCTCTCGCAGCTGGCAGCCGATTTCTATTCCTATGCCATTGACGCCGACGGCAAAGCAGCGGTCCCGCTCGGCAGCCATGCCGGGCCGAGCACGGCCGGCGCCATCTCGGAAGGCGGCTATCTCGGCTTCGCCGAGGTCCAGTATGTCCATGCGCCGCTGCCGGGCGAAAGCCTCGTAGCCTTCCTGAGCGACGGCGCGTTCGAGGAACAGCGCGGCTCGGACTGGACGCCGCGGTGGTGGCGCGCCGAAGATTCTGGCCTCGCGATTCCAGTCATGATCCTCAACGGCCGGCGCATTGAGGAACGTGTCCAAATCGCGCAGCAGGGCGGCGCGGATTGGCTCATCGACCACCTCAAGCTCAACGGTTTTGATCCGTTCATCATTGATGGCCGTGATCCTGCCGCCTTTGCCTGTGCCATCATCGAGGCAGAGAAGCGCCTTGAACGCTTTGCGGCTGATCCCGCCCGCAACTATCCGGCGCCAATTCCCTATGTCATCGCCGAGACGGTCAAGGGCTTCGGCTTTCCAGGAGCCGACACCAACGCGGCGCACAATCTTCCACTCGGGGGCAATCCCGCACATGATGAGCCGGCTCGCAACGCCTTTAACGAGGCGTCGCAAACGCTGTTCGTTCCCGCCGAGCAGATCGAGAGCGCCGTCGCTGAAATCGCCGTCTATCGCAGGCAGGGCCGAGAGCCGGAAAGCCGGCACGCGCTCGCGCTGCGAAACCCAGGCGCACCGAACCTGCCCGAGCCGGACTGGACGGTCGCCGGCGATCCGCCCGATTGCGCCATGCATGCGCTCGACCGCTGGTTCGTCCGCGTCGTGGACGCCAACCCCACACTCCGCCCGCGTGTAGGCAATCCCGACGAGCTACGTTCCAACCACATGGGAGCAGCGCTCGACCGGCTGCGCCATCGCGTGAACACCTCTGAGCCAGGCGTCGCCGACGCCATTGACGGCGCGGTCATCACCGCGCTCAATGAGGAAGCTGTTGCCGGCGCGGCGCTGGCCAACAAGGGCGGGATCAATCTGATCGTCAGCTACGAAGCCTTCGCTATGAAGATGCTCGGCGGCGTGCGGCAGGAGATCGTGTTTTCCCGGCGGCAGCGCGAGGCTGGCCAGGAGCCACGTTGGATTTCGGTGCCGCTGGTGGTCACTTCTCATACCTGGGAGAACGCTAAGAACGAGCAATCGCATCAGGACCCGACCATCGGCGAGGCACTGTTGGGCGAGATGTCCGACACCTCACGGGTGCTATTCCCGGTCGATGCAAACAGTGCCGTGGCTGCGCTGCGATCCGTCTACAATGGCCGCGGCCAGGTAGGATGTTTGATCGTCTCCAAGCGCGACATGCCGCATCGCTTCGATGCCGAGGCCGCCGACCGTTTCGCAACAGATGGTGCGGCCCATGTGCAGGGCGAGGCCGAAGGCGCCGAGCTTCAAATTGTGGCTATCGGCGCCTATCAGCTCGAGGAAGCGCTCAAGGCGGCCTATCGGCTTAGGACGCACGGTCGCCATGTGCTCGTGACCGCGTTGTCCGAGCCGGGCCGCTTCCGCATGCCCCGCGATCCGATCGAAGCGGCATTCACGGCGAGTGACGAAAACCTCGCCCCACTGTTTCCGGCGAACATGCCGCGCCTGATCGTCTCTCACACGAGACCCGAGCCTATGCTTGGCCTGCTTCGGCGGCTGGATTCCGGCCCAGAGACGACCGCCGCGCGCGGCTACATCAGCCGGGGCGGAACGCTCGATGTGTCGGGTATGCTGTTTGCCAATCGCTGCTCCTGGGCTCATCTGATCGACGCCGCTGTTCCTCTCACCGGCTGGAGCAGAGACGATCTCCTCGCTCCCGCTGAACGGGCTGCCGTAGAGGGCCGCGGGCATCCCGGCGACATCGCTGCATTCAACATCTGA
- a CDS encoding thymidine phosphorylase family protein, producing the protein MTTLLSHAGPEQPTLRVRRLRLHTQHQPVVVMRTDCHVCRSEGLSARSQVLVSGGGRELQATLFQVEDDGLLALDEVGLSETAWGMLNLAEDTEVQVTHAPAVESLASVRRRIYGNRLDSRALTEIVQDVIAGRYTDVQLAAFLTASAALPLDENETADLTGAMIAVGDRLQWDAPVVVDKHCVGGLPGNRTTPIVVAIVAANGLIMPKTSSRAITSPAGTADTMETLAPVDLDIAALKRVVEAEGACIAWGGAVHLSPADDIFVRVERELDVDTEGQLIASVLSKKIAAGSTHVVIDIPVGPTAKMRSEEAASHLATRITAVAARFGLTAKCLQTDGLQPVGRGIGPALEAFDVLAVLRNTPDAPDDLRTRAAILAGVALEIGGKAENGKGLALALETLSEGRAWKKFEAICIAQGGMRTPPSALHVHPLEAPHAGRVVHINNRKLSRLAKLAGAPEAKAAGLHMEVRLGDEVDRGQPLLHIHAETPGELAYALDYAAGAGDIIEVET; encoded by the coding sequence ATGACCACGCTCCTCTCTCATGCCGGTCCAGAACAACCAACTCTTCGTGTTCGGCGCCTGCGATTGCACACGCAACACCAGCCGGTCGTCGTCATGCGCACTGATTGTCATGTCTGTCGCTCGGAAGGGCTTTCCGCCCGCTCGCAGGTTCTCGTCTCGGGTGGCGGACGGGAATTACAGGCAACGCTCTTCCAGGTGGAGGACGACGGACTATTGGCCCTTGACGAGGTCGGGCTCTCCGAAACCGCCTGGGGGATGCTGAATCTCGCCGAGGACACCGAGGTACAGGTTACACATGCACCCGCTGTCGAGTCGCTGGCAAGCGTACGCAGGCGCATCTACGGCAACCGGCTTGACTCGCGCGCCCTCACGGAGATTGTGCAGGATGTGATCGCCGGCCGCTACACGGACGTGCAGCTTGCGGCGTTCCTGACCGCGAGCGCGGCGTTGCCACTCGACGAGAACGAGACGGCCGACCTCACCGGTGCGATGATCGCAGTCGGCGACCGGTTGCAGTGGGATGCCCCTGTTGTCGTCGACAAACATTGTGTCGGCGGCCTGCCCGGGAACCGAACCACCCCGATCGTCGTGGCGATCGTTGCGGCGAACGGGCTCATCATGCCGAAAACGTCCTCCCGTGCCATTACCTCGCCCGCCGGTACTGCCGACACGATGGAGACCCTCGCACCCGTGGATCTCGACATTGCCGCCCTGAAACGCGTGGTCGAGGCCGAAGGAGCTTGCATCGCGTGGGGCGGAGCGGTCCACCTCAGTCCGGCTGACGACATCTTCGTACGCGTGGAACGCGAACTTGACGTCGATACGGAAGGCCAGCTCATCGCCTCCGTCCTCTCCAAGAAAATCGCCGCGGGATCCACCCATGTCGTTATAGACATCCCGGTCGGCCCGACCGCCAAGATGCGTAGCGAGGAGGCCGCATCCCATCTCGCAACGCGGATCACAGCGGTCGCGGCCCGCTTTGGCCTGACGGCCAAATGCCTGCAAACCGATGGGTTGCAGCCGGTCGGTAGAGGCATCGGTCCCGCGCTTGAGGCGTTCGACGTACTAGCGGTCCTGCGAAATACGCCAGATGCGCCGGACGATCTACGCACGCGCGCCGCGATTTTGGCGGGCGTAGCGTTGGAGATCGGCGGCAAGGCCGAGAATGGAAAGGGGTTGGCGCTTGCACTCGAAACGCTCTCTGAGGGGCGCGCCTGGAAAAAGTTCGAGGCGATCTGCATAGCCCAAGGTGGGATGCGAACGCCGCCCAGCGCACTGCATGTCCATCCACTCGAGGCTCCGCATGCCGGACGAGTCGTTCATATCAACAACCGCAAGCTTTCCCGGCTTGCCAAGCTTGCTGGCGCACCGGAGGCCAAGGCGGCCGGTCTCCATATGGAAGTTCGCCTGGGTGATGAGGTCGACCGTGGGCAGCCGCTTCTCCACATCCACGCGGAAACGCCGGGTGAATTGGCCTACGCACTCGACTATGCCGCTGGCGCCGGGGACATCATTGAGGTCGAGACCTGA